A DNA window from Sphaeramia orbicularis chromosome 22, fSphaOr1.1, whole genome shotgun sequence contains the following coding sequences:
- the pls1 gene encoding plastin-1 encodes MESHVTQISREDLEDLKDAFNKIDIDNSGYVSDFELQELFREASLSLPGYKVREIIETFMAGDTNKDEKISFEEFVSIYQELKSKQFSETFKKAVSRRDGIRSFGGTSGISSEGTQHSYSDEEKVAFVNWINKALANDPDCEHLLPMNPDNESLFASVRDGILLCKMINLSQPDTIDERVINTKKLTTFRMTENLVLALNSASAIGCTVVSIDAHDLMAGKPHLVLGLLWQVIKVGLFADIELSRNEGLIALLADGEQLDHLMSLSPEELLLRWVNYHLRNAGTKTISNFSDDIKDSRAYFYLMDQIAPQGERDYTLRVNIDMSGLNEPNWDRRAELMLQQAARLDCRQFVSPHDVTSGNSKLNLAFVANLFNMHPGLQRGHVNSNFEAHIEGETREEKTFRNWINSLGVSPYVNHLYWDLCDGLVILQLFEKVNIRVNWKKVNNPPYPVLGANMKKLENCNYAVELGRDVAHFSLVGIGGENLNQGSPMHTLALVWQLMRRYTVLVLSDLGDGERIGDQIILNWVNSTLSQKRKDTQISSFKDKLISTSLPVIDLIDVIAPGTVKWEMVERGHRGALKKEDKLNNAKYAISLARKIGARVYALPDDLVEVNPKMVLTLFACLMGHGLKKANR; translated from the exons ATGGAGAGTCACGTCACTCAGATTTCCCGAGAGGATCTGGAAGATCTCAAAGACGCATTTAATAAAATTG ATATCGATAACAGCGGCTATGTCAGTGACTTTGAGCTGCAGGAGCTGTTCAGAGAAGCCAGTCTGTCTCTGCCTGGATACAAGGTGCGAGAAATTATCGAGACCTTCATGGCCGGAGACACCAACAAAGATGAGAAGATCAGCTTTGAGGAATTTGTGTCT ATCTATCAAGAGCTAAAGAGCAAGCAGTTCAGTGAGACATTTAAAAAAGCCGTTTCCAGGAGGGATGGTATTCGCTCCTTCGGAGGGACGTCAGGAATTTCCAGCGAGGGAACACAGCACTCCTACTCTG ATGAAGAGAAGGTGGCATTTGTCAACTGGATAAATAAAGCCCTGGCTAACGATCCAGACTGTGAGCATCTACTGCCCATGAATCCTGACAATGAGAGCCTCTTCGCTTCTGTCCGAGATGGAATCCTGTTATG CAAAATGATCAACCTGTCTCAGCCTGACACAATTGATGAAAGAGTCATCAATACTAAGAAACTTACCACCTTCAGAATGACA GAGAATCTGGTCCTGGCCTTGAACTCGGCCTCTGCCATCGGCTGTACGGTGGTGAGCATCGATGCCCATGATCTGATGGCTGGGAAACCCCACTTGGTTCTTGGACTGCTCTGGCAGGTCATCAAGGTTGGCCTGTTTGCTGATATAGAACTGAGCAGGAACGAAG GTCTCATAGCCCTTCTGGCAGACGGAGAGCAGCTGGACCACCTAATGTCTCTATCCCCTGAGGAGTTGCTGCTCCGCTGGGTCAACTATCATCTACGCAATGCAGGAACAAAGACAATCAGCAACTTCAGTGACGATATCAAG GACTCCCGAGCTTATTTCTACCTGATGGACCAGATCGCTCCCCAAGGAGAGCGCGACTACACACTGCGTGTCAACATTGACATGAGTGGCCTCAAC GAGCCTAACTGGGATCGTAGGGCAGAGCTGATGCTGCAGCAGGCGGCCCGGCTGGACTGCAGACAGTTTGTTTCCCCTCACGACGTCACATCTGGAAACAGCAAACTGAACCTGGCGTTTGTAGCCAACCTTTTCAACATGCACCCTGGTCTGCAGAGAGGCCATGTTAATAGCAACTTTGAAGCACATATAGAAG GAGAGACCAGAGAAGAGAAAACATTTCGCAACTGGATCAATTCCCTGGGCGTCTCTCCATACGTCAACCACCTGTACTG GGACTTGTGTGACGGTTTAGTGATTCTGCAGCTTTTTGAAAAGGTTAACATTCGTGTAAACTGGAAAAAAGTGAACAACCCACCTTATCCTGTCCTGGGAGCCAACATGAAGAAG CTTGAGAACTGTAATTATGCTGTGGAGCTGGGCAGGGACGTAGCTCATTTCTCTCTGGTCGGCATTGGAGGAGAAAACCTAAACCAGGGGAGCCCCATGCACACACTGGCCTTGGTCTGGCAACTCATGAGGAG GTACACAGTGCTGGTTTTGTCAGATCTGGGTGATGGAGAGAGGATCGGGGATCAAATAATCCTCAACTGGGTTAACTCCACCCTGAGCCAGAAACGCAAGGACACACAGATCAGCAGCttcaag GACAAGCTGATCAGCACCAGTCTGCCAGTGATCGACCTGATTGACGTCATTGCTCCTGGTACAGTTAAGTGGGAAATGGTGGAGAGAGGACATAGAGGAGCGCTGAAGAAAGAAGATAAACTCAACAATGCCAA GTATGCAATCTCTCTGGCTCGTAAGATAGGAGCTCGAGTCTATGCGCTGCCTGATGATTTAGTGGAAGTCAATCCTAAGATGGTCCTGACACTGTTTGCCTGCCTCATGGGCCATGGTTTGAAAAAGGCCAACCGTTGA